The following coding sequences are from one Neurospora crassa OR74A linkage group I, whole genome shotgun sequence window:
- a CDS encoding D-lactate dehydrogenase — translation MSTTYLMKAARPIRRAVAGPGVSGSTWSLAFRQRLTTSAVRSNISGESGGSSNGKARQTRWASTWPPVSGAIVIATTASLLGWSLSEFRHNGFPGTMLMDSIYPALDYASLHEMEQAIAEIRREIEGEDIISTDPDDLHAHGYSEWSSSNPEGLPVAVAYPRSTEHVSTIARICHKYRVPIIPYSGGSSLEGNFSAPYGGISVDFAFMDKIVQFNKDDMDIVVQPSIGWQDLNEQLAKMASGLFFPIDPGPSAKIGGMIGTNCSGTNAVKYGTMKDWVINLTVVLADGSVIKTRRRPRKSSAGYNLNSLFVGSEGTLGLVTEATLKLAVVPEELSVAVVTFPTIRDAAAAAAEVMQRGIPVAAMEIMDEVQMKVVNIGGATAPRVWKEMPTLFFKFAGTKAGVQENIDLVQRITKTNKGSNFEFAKDAREQKLLWSARKESLWSMLALRKEGEEVWSTDVAVPFSRLADIIEVSKKEMDDLGLFASILGHIGDGNFHESIIYNRQKKEERDKVEVCVKNMVKRALEMEGTCTGEHSIGWGKKESLLWEVGPDTLGVMKSIKLALDPKWIMNPGKIFDRRA, via the exons ATGTCGACAACCTACCTCATGAAAGCGGCGAGGCCCATTCGCCGGGCTGTTGCTGGCCCCGGTGTCAGTGGGAGTACCTGGAGCCTTGCCTTCCGCCAGCGACTCACCACTTCGGCCGTCCGAAGCAACATCTCTGGAGAGAGCGGTGGTAGTAGCAATGGTAAAGCACGCCAGACACGATGGGCTTCGACGTGGCCTCCTGTATCAGGAGCCATTGTCATCGCCACTACCGCCAGTCTCCTTGGCTGGAGCCTGTCAGAATTTCGGCATAACGGGTTTCCCGGAACTATGTTGATGGATAGTATCTACCCTGCGCTAGATTATGCAAGTCTACACGAGATGGAGCAG GCTATTGCGGAGATCAGAAGAGAGATTGAGGGCGAGGACATCATTTCAACTGACCCGGATGACCTCCACGCTCATGGATATTCGGAGTGGTCATCATCCAACCCAGAGGGATTACCAGTTGCGGTAGCCTACCCCCGATCAACAGAGCATGTGTCAACAATCGCACGAATATGTCACAAGTACCGCGTACCTATCATTCCGTACTCTGGAGGGTCCAGTTTGGAAGGAAACTTTTCTGCGCCTTACGGGGGAATCAGTGTCGATTTTGCCTTTATGGACAAGATCGTGCAGTTCAACAAGGACGATATGGACATTGTCGTACAGCCGAGCATTGGTTGGCAGGATCTGAATGAGCAGCTGGCTAAGATGGCGAGTGGtctcttctttcccattGATCCAG GCCCAAGTGCCAAGATTGGTGGTATGATTGGCACCAACTGCTCCGGTACGAATGCCGTCAAGTATGGCACCATGAAAGACTGGGTCATCAACCTAACTGTGGTCCTCGCCGACGGCTCCGTCATCAAGACCCGCCGGCGTCCACGCAAGTCCTCAGCCGGCTACAATCTTAACAGTCTCTTTGTGGGCTCGGAGGGAACTCTTGGTCTCGTTACAGAAGCGACTTTGAAGCTAGCCGTCGTCCCCGAGGAGCTCTCCGTCGCAGTCGTCACCTTCCCCACGATCCGCGacgcagcggcagcagccgccGAAGTCATGCAACGGGGTATTCCTGTCGCCGCCATGGAGATCATGGACGAGGTGCAGATGAAGGTAGTTAACATAGGCGGAGCTACTGCGCCGCGGGTGTGGAAGGAGATGCCGACGCTCTTCTTCAAGTTTGCGGGGACGAAAGCAGGCGTACAGGAGAACATTGATTTGGTGCAGAGAATCACCAAGACAAATAAAGGGAGCAACTTTGAGTTTGCCAAGGATGCGAGAGAGCAGAAGTTGTTGTGGTCTGCGAGAAAGGAGAGTCTGTGGAGCATGCTTGCTTTGaggaaggagggcgaggaagttT GGAGCACCGACGTTGCAGTCCCTTTCAGCCGGCTGGCCGACATCATCGAAGTTagcaagaaggagatggacgATCTAGGACTGTTCGCTAGCATCCTGGGCCATATTGGTGATGGAAACTTCCATGAGAGCATCATTTACAACCggcagaagaaggaagaaagggacAAGGTGGAAGTGTGCGTGAAGAACATGGTCAAGAGGGCgctggagatggaggggACGTGTACGGGTGAGCACTCGATTGGCTGGGGTAAGAAGGAGTCATTATTGTGGGAGGTTGGGCCAGATACACTTGGTGTCATG AAATCGATTAAGCTGGCATTGGATCCCAAGTGGATTATGAACCCGGGTAAGATCTTTGATCGTCGAGCGTGA
- a CDS encoding 40S ribosomal protein S4, translating into MGRGPKKHQKRLSAPSHWLLDKLSGVYAPRPSAGPHKLRECMPLIVFVRNRLKYALNYRETKAIMMQRLIKVDGKVRTDITYPAGFMDVITIEKTGENFRLIYDTKGRFTVHRIQDEEAKYKLGKVKRVQLGKGGIPFLVTHDARTIRYPDPLIKVNDTVKINLETGKIEDFVKFDTGAIAMVTGGRNMGRVGVITHRERHDGGFNIIHVKDALDNTFATRESNVFVIGSEKPWISLPKGKGVKLSIAEERDRRRANALAH; encoded by the exons ATGGGCAGAGGACC GAAGAAGCACCAGAAGCGCCTTAGCGCCCCCTCGCACTGGCTTCTCGACAAGCTGTCGGGTGTCTATGCTCCCCGCCCTTCCGCTGGTCCTCACAAGCTCCGCGAGTGCATGCccctcatcgtcttcgtGCGCAACCGCCTCAAGTATGCGCTCAACTACCGTGAGACCAAGGCCATCATGATGCAGCGCCTCATCAAGGTCGATGGCAAGGTCCGCACCGACATCACCTACCCCGCCGGCTTCATGGACGTCATCACCATCGAGAAGACTGGCGAGAACTTCCGTCTCATCTACGACACCAAGGGCCGTTTCACCGTCCACCGCATCCAGGATGAGGAGGCCAAGTACAAGCTCGGCAAGGTCAAGCGCGTCCAGCTTGGCAAGGGCGGTATCCCATTCTTGGTTACGCATGATGCCAGAAC CATCCGCTACCCCGACCCCTTGATCAAGGTCAACGACACTGTCAAGATCAACCTTGAGACTGGCAAGATCGAGGACTTTGTCAAGTTCGACACTGGTGCCATCGCCATGGTTACCGGCGGTCGTAACATGGGTCGTGTTGGTGTCATCACCCACCGTGAGCGTCACGATGGTGGTTTCAACATCATCCACGTCAAGGATGCCCTTGACAACACCTTCGCTACCCGCGAGTCCAACGTTTTCGTTATCGGCTCCGAGAAGCCCTGGATCTCCCTccccaagggcaagggtgTCAAGCTCTCCATCGCTGAGGAGCGTGACCGCCGCCGCGCCAACGCTCTTGCCCACTAA